AACAGTGTTTTGTGtgaagaaaaagtgttttttcttctgtcttggaAAGAATCACTACCAAGTCTGcagtatgaaaaatattaagagCACTTGCAGAGTTTTTAAGAGTCTTTCTTAATCCattccattttcatttcagttcatttcCAAAGTTAAATTAAAACCTGCAGTCTCTCCTATTGATAAATAGTCAAGTTGACTTACAAAGGTTCTGTCTTCTGTACAGCCTTCTCTTGGTTGACTTTAACCAAACAAGGTTCGCTGATTTGCCACAAGTGCTGTCTGGCTCTCCCgcctctttgctttcttgttttgctgCCTGATTTTCCAGCACACTGCACTAGAAGCCAGCAAAAGGAGTCCTGATGACAAAAGGACTAATCCAAACACGGAGATGATTGATCCATGGGAATTGAAGCTGTATGCCACAGCAGTAACCACAATGCCGGCTATGAGGATAACCACACCGAAGGGAATGGTACAGCGGTAACAGGAGAGTTCTGCTCCCCCTGT
The genomic region above belongs to Gavia stellata isolate bGavSte3 chromosome 22, bGavSte3.hap2, whole genome shotgun sequence and contains:
- the TMEM100 gene encoding transmembrane protein 100, yielding MTNEPIKEILGAPKHPDSVTTEKSNNNDCVITTIPLVSECQLTAATGGAELSCYRCTIPFGVVILIAGIVVTAVAYSFNSHGSIISVFGLVLLSSGLLLLASSAVCWKIRQQNKKAKRRESQTALVANQRTLFG